The genomic region TTGAAAGTGCAGCCCCGTTCCCCGCCCTTCGCGATAGCCTACCTTGCCGGACTTGTGGATGGCGGCTGCCCAGGTCGTTTGCCAGTCCATGCCGTCGTAAATGAACAGAATGACCCGCTTCTTGCCACTCTCGACGGCTTGTTTCTGCAAGCGATAGACGTCGGTCTGATCGAGGTACTCGGCCTTCGGATTGACCGTATCGGTCGGCAGGTAACCAAATAGCTGTTCGAGCTTCTCTTCGTTGCGATAGATGCTGTTGGTGCCGTCGAACGCATCCAAGTTAATTCCGAACGTGTAAATCGGGATCAGGCGGTTTGAGTGATTACCCCAGCTGGAATACTTTTCGCCGTTGGGGCCCCAGTGCAGCGACGTGGGACGACTGGTTTCGGCGTTGTTCTTCTGCAGTGACGAGACCGAATCGCGATCGAAGGTCTCAGCATAAGTGACCCAAGGGAGGAGTAGACTGAAAGAAACAAAACAAATCGCAGGAAGCTTCTTCAACACAGGCAGATCTCTGCAGGAAAACGGGAGGGAGGGAAGATGATTGGTCGCGAAACCTTTATTGAACATGCGAACCGCCTGGCTAGAAACCCCTTATGCGCACGATACGCTGCTTTTCGCGCAGGTCCCGCGAGATTCGAACGCGACAAGGACGTCTGCAGCGAGGTGATAGCAACCATTCTCAATGCACCTTCGCTATGCCGCTGCCAAAGCAGGCGGGGAGGAATGCCTTGTTTCGATGCAGCTGTTCGCCTGCTCTAACGACAATTGTTCCCTTCAAGCAGGCACCTCGAGTTGAAATTTGGTTCAGTATCGGAAAGGCGCAATTTTAATTGAGAAACCATTATCCTCTGTGCTCCGCTAATAACGACTATTAATCTTCCACAGAGAGCAAAAACAGCCCAATACGCGATATTTCCCACCTGATTCGCCCAGGTGATTACGACGGTTAGGCCTAAACTTTGCTGATATCCCGGTATACTCCGGCCCTGGATGCGATCAGCAAGCCAAGACCGGGATGTATTCCTCGCTATCTTCCTGCCAATTTCGAAAGTGCCTCTTGATGAAATCCCAAAGATCTTTGTCCGGCCGTTCAACAGGCCCGCGAAGCTGCCCGACGGATGCAGTGCAGCAACAACCTGAAACAGCTTGGTCTGGCGTTGCACAATTATCACGACACCAACGGCGCGTTCCCGATGGTTTCGTACGTCGATAACACCAACCGACCAGCAAGCTGGCTGGTGCGGATCTGGCCGTACATCGAACAATCGGCTGCGTACGATCAGTGCACCTTCCAAAGCGACTGGACCGGGATTGGCTTCGATCGCAACTGGCGCGTGACGACGACCGTCTTTGTTGACGGACTGAATTGCCCCTCGAACCCGATGGATCGTTACCTGACGCAAACCTCTAGCAGTGCCACGCAAAATGACGGGGCACCTGCGGAGGTTCAGTACCAGCGTGCCGACTACGTGGGCGTGGGTGGCGGTTACAACATGGCCGGTGCGACCCCCTCGCATTGGTACGGTTATCACGGGATGAACGATTACAACGGGATCTTCGTGGCACTCGACAGCCGCAACACGCAGACCACTGCATTCCGTGACATCACCGACGGCACGAGCAACACGCTGGCCGTGGGGGAACAGTCGAACTTCATTCGTTCGCTCAACACGTCCACTGGCGAAGTGACCTTCCACGACTCGCGCGAGTACGGTCACCGCGGCGGTGCCTGGAGTGGTGGCGGCGGCCACAACGGCAACGGTTCGTGGTACGGCAACTGGGAAGGGCATTCGTCCATCCGCGTTGGCATTAACTACGCCCACACCAGCGGATACAACAACCCACTGGGAACCGGCAACGATCCCGGCAAAGGGGGCCGCTCGGGGCATCACACGATCTTCACCTCGGCCCACCCCGGCGGTGCCTTGTTTGTGCTGGGTGACGGATCGACTCGATTTGTCAGCGAGAACATCACGCTGGATACGCTACGTAACCTGGCCAACCGTGCCGACGGCAAGGTGCTGGGCGAATACTAATCCGGGTTGAACGCCTGCTCGTAGATTTCATTCAAGGTGAACATGATGAATCGATTCCTATTATCCTCGTGCGTGCTGCTGGCCTTGTCGGCGACCGGGTGCTTTTCCGGCTCGGGGCAGTCACTGCATGCTGTTGAAGGGACGATCACCAAAGACGGTGTCCCCTTCGTCGATGCCAACCTCGAGTTCGAACCGCAAACGGCCGGTGCCCCTTCGTATGGCAAGTCAGACGAGAACGGCAACTTCAAGCTGTACTACTCGACCGGCAAGCCTGGGGCTGCTCCCGGTATGCATACGGTGAAAGTCCTCGGCGGCCGCAAGGCATCCGATGCCAGGCCAAACGAGCCGACCTCGAAAGAAGCCCCAGCTGCTCAGTTGAAGGAGTACCGGGGGAAAGAGATCGTCGTGACCGTTGAACCGGGCGGCGAGAACCGAGTCCAGATCGAACTGTAAATTCCACCACTTTTTGGAACAGAGAAGGTGGAACCTAAAGGGGCTCTTGCGGTTGCCTTGCCGCGAGGGCCCTTTTTCTGTTGGTTATCTCGCACGGAATGATCCGTTCGCGTGCGGCACCGTTTGTTACTTCGGCCCGCTGGCGTTGATCTTGTCGGCGTTGTGCTCTTTGCCGGCCCAGTCGCCGTAGGGGCGGTCCCCTTTGATGCGCTGGCCGGTCTTGCTGTCGACGTAGCCGGTGACGCGGTCGTAGAAGTCGACGGTGTAGTTCGCCGGCACGCTGTCGCCCGTTTCCTTTTGCCACTGGTCCATCACTTGGCGCATTTCGGCCAGATGCTTGGCGTACTTCCCATCGCCGACCAGGTTGTGCGTTTGCAGCGGGTCTTTGCTTGTGTCGTACAACTCTTCGGCCGGACGAGGTGCCAGCAGGACATCGGCCTGGGCAGGGGTCAGGTCGTCTTTGGCGTCGACAATGTCTTTGTGCGAAGGAGAACTGACCGAGTCGGCCGGGCCGAGCCAGGCTTTGTCAGGACGAGCATTGCGGACGTACAGAATCCCTTGCTGCGTGCGGACCGCGCGGCCGTGGGCTTCGTAGTCGTGCCAGTTATGCTCGCTGAACGCGTAGCCTCGCTTCGAGAGATTCTGCGTATTCTCCAGCAGTTGGGCAAAGCTAACGCCTTGGGCTTGCTCAGGCACCTTCACACCAGCCAGGCTGAGGAAAGTCGGGCAGATATCGATCACGCTGACCAGCTTGTTGTTGGTCGCACCGGCGTCCGTGATCCCGTTGGGCCAACTGACGACGAAGGGAGTCTTCATACCGCTGTCGTGAACGCGGGTTTTACCGCGGGGGAAGGGACGGCCATTGTCGGCCATGACGATGATCAGCGTGTTGTCGAACGCATTCTGGGCTTTGAGTTCTTCGCAGACCTGGCCAATGTAGTAGTCGAAGCGGGTGATCTCGTTGTGGTACGAAGCGAGGTCGTCGCGGGTGGCAGGCTCGTCACGCATGTACGGCGAGACCTTCACGTCGTCGGGATTGTGCTTCGGTCCGTAGTTGTCGGCCTGCCACTGCTTGTCGGCATCCCAACCACGGTGAGCGTCGGTAGCAGCGAACCAGAAGAAGAACGGCTTGTCTTTGGGACGCTTCTGCACCACATCGACCCAGTCCCCTTCCCCGCCGGAGTTGCCAGGGACATTCGTTCCGCGCTTATCGTCCCAGACGGCCTTCTCGTCGGCGCTATCTTGTGGCATATGATCTTTGCCAGCCAGGGCCGTGTAGTAGCCAGCTTCTTTAAGCAGCTTCGGAAACTTGACCAGGTGCGCCGGCAGCGGACGA from Blastopirellula marina harbors:
- a CDS encoding carboxypeptidase regulatory-like domain-containing protein — translated: MMNRFLLSSCVLLALSATGCFSGSGQSLHAVEGTITKDGVPFVDANLEFEPQTAGAPSYGKSDENGNFKLYYSTGKPGAAPGMHTVKVLGGRKASDARPNEPTSKEAPAAQLKEYRGKEIVVTVEPGGENRVQIEL
- a CDS encoding sulfatase, which gives rise to MSRIQFLSLALLLFAFAIPAVADDRPNFIVFIADDVSWNDFGCYGSETARTPNIDALAKGGMKFTNAYLTASSCSPSRCSIITGRYPHNNGAASELHRPLPAHLVKFPKLLKEAGYYTALAGKDHMPQDSADEKAVWDDKRGTNVPGNSGGEGDWVDVVQKRPKDKPFFFWFAATDAHRGWDADKQWQADNYGPKHNPDDVKVSPYMRDEPATRDDLASYHNEITRFDYYIGQVCEELKAQNAFDNTLIIVMADNGRPFPRGKTRVHDSGMKTPFVVSWPNGITDAGATNNKLVSVIDICPTFLSLAGVKVPEQAQGVSFAQLLENTQNLSKRGYAFSEHNWHDYEAHGRAVRTQQGILYVRNARPDKAWLGPADSVSSPSHKDIVDAKDDLTPAQADVLLAPRPAEELYDTSKDPLQTHNLVGDGKYAKHLAEMRQVMDQWQKETGDSVPANYTVDFYDRVTGYVDSKTGQRIKGDRPYGDWAGKEHNADKINASGPK